Proteins from a single region of Sebastes umbrosus isolate fSebUmb1 chromosome 8, fSebUmb1.pri, whole genome shotgun sequence:
- the spinb gene encoding spindlin b codes for MKTPFKSPAAPRPPRADGGHSGVSANMMKKKNSHKKQRTSVGPSKTLAQPRRNIVGCRIQHIWKEGSKSSQWKGTVLDQVPVNPSLYLIKYDGFDCIYGLELYSDERVVGLEVLPDRVAPARVSDSLLAETMIGKAVEHMFETEDGPKEEWRGMVLARAPIMTAWFYITYEKDPVLYMYQLLDDYKEGDLRIMPDSNDSVAAEREPGEVVDSLVGKQVEYAKEDGGKRSGMVIHQVEAKPSVYFIKFDDDFHIYVYDLVKTS; via the exons ATGAAGACCCCATTCAAGAGCCCAGCGGCCCCGCGGCCCCCCCGAGCAGACGGGG gacATTCAGGCGTTTCTGCAAacatgatgaagaagaagaactcaCACAA GAAGCAGAGGACCAGTGTTGGTCCCAGTAAGACTCTGGCTCAGCCCAGAAGGAACATCGTGGGCTGCAGGATCCAGCACATCTGGAAGGAGGGCA GTAAGTCGTCCCAGTGGAAGGGGACGGTCTTGGACCAGGTCCCCGTCAACCCGTCCCTCTACCTGATCAAATACGACGGCTTCGACTGCATCTACGGCCTGGAGCTGTACAGCGATGAGAGGGTGGTGGGCCTGGAGGTGCTGCCCGACCGAGTGG ctCCGGCCCGCGTGAGCGACTCGCTGCTGGCGGAGACGATGATCGGTAAAGCGGTGGAGCACATGTTCGAGACGGAGGACGGGCCGAAGGAGGAGTGGAGGGGGATGGTGCTGGCTCGGGCTCCGATCATGACCGCCTGGTTCTACATCACCTACGAGAAGGACCCGGTCCTCTACATGTACCAGCTGCTGGACGACTACAAGGAGGGAGACCTGCGCATCATGCCCGACTCCA acgACAGCGTGGCGGCGGAGCGGGAACCCGGCGAGGTGGTCGACAGTCTGGTGGGCAAACAGGTGGAGTACGCCAAAGAGGACGGCGGCAAGCGGTCGGGGATGGTCATCCACCAGGTGGAGGCCAAGCCCTCCGTCTACTTCATCAAGTTCGACGACGACTTCCACATCTACGTCTACGACCTGGTCAAGACCTCCTAA
- the LOC119492301 gene encoding uncharacterized protein LOC119492301 isoform X3, with protein sequence MPSCVVLNCVQRTDGSGCKVPLFCFPHRDVKRKRQWVRNIKRRNWKPTPNSRICALHFTPDCFYARSGRRKLHSNAVPTIFAFSRWTPIYNMHRKLSDIVYLDHPYHNTTGPSTSGEVTSTEVNSEVNTEVNTVVNTEVNTEVNSEVNTVVNTVVKTEVDPVVITEVYSEVNTKVNTDPQSRSTATQTTPQEHVRPSSSSSASADHCPAPNMQIDACHKLHCKIQMVGRKLDNCRKNLKMEKQKTRRLNKKICWLTDVVGELQQNIREMTQNTPITAPAYRRKRQSGSMGTSASTVKSANKVTSASKVKSASKVTSASKVTSASKVKSASKVTSASKVKSGSTVNTDGKVTSVSTVTSANKVKQVRQKDKGVVPMDG encoded by the exons ttttccaCACCGTGATGTGAAGAGGAAGCGTCAGTGGGTCCGTAACATAAAGCGCAGGAACTGGAAGCCGACGCCCAACTCCCGAATATGTGCTCTACACTTCACCCCGGACTGTTTCTATGCCCGCAGCGGGAGAAGGAAACTACATTCAAATGCTGTCCCGACTATTTTTGCCTTCTCCAGGTGGACACCGATATATAATATGCACAGAAAGTTAAGTGACATTGTTTACCTAGATCACCCGTACCACAACACGACGGGTCCCTCTACGTCTGGAGAAGTCACATCTACAGAGGTTAACAGTGAGGTTAACACGGAG GTCAACACCGTGGTCAACACTGAGGTTAACACCGAGGTTAACAGTGAGGTCAACACTGTGGTCAACACTGTGGTTAAAACTGAGGTAGACCCTGTGGTTATCACCGAGGTTTACAGTGAGGTAAACACCAAGGTTAACACCGACCCACAGTCCAGATCCACGGCTACTCAGACTACACCACAGGAACATGTCAGACCATCATCCAGCAGTTCAGCCTCTGCTGACCACTGTCCTGCTCCCAACATGCAGATCGACGCCTGTCACAAATTACACTGTAAAATTCAGATGGTGGGAAGAAAACTGGACAACTGCcgcaaaaatttaaaaatggaaaaacagaAGACGAGACGACTGAATAAGAAGATCTGCTGGTTAACTGATGTTGTCGGCGAGCTGCAGCAGAACATCAGAGAAATGACACAAAATACACCGATAACGGCTCCAGCTTACCGTCGGAAACGGCAGTCTGGTAGCATGGGAACGTCTGCTAGCACGGTAAAGTCTGCTAACAAGGTAACGTCTGCTAGCAAGGTAAAGTCCGCTAGCAAGGTAACGTCTGCTAGCAAGGTAACGTCTGCTAGCAAGGTAAAGTCCGCTAGCAAGGTAACGTCTGCTAGCAAGGTAAAGTCTGGTAGCACGGTAAACACTGATGGCAAG GTAACATCTGTTAGCACGGTAACATCTGCTAACAAGGTAAAGCAGGTCCGTCAGAAAGATAAAGGTGTCGTGCCGATGGATGGATAA
- the LOC119492301 gene encoding uncharacterized protein LOC119492301 isoform X2: MPSCVVLNCVQRTDGSGCKVPLFCFPHRDVKRKRQWVRNIKRRNWKPTPNSRICALHFTPDCFYARSGRRKLHSNAVPTIFAFSRWTPIYNMHRKLSDIVYLDHPYHNTTGPSTSGEVTSTEVNTEVNSEVNTVVNTVVKTEVDPVVITEVYSEVNTKVNTDPQSRSTATQTTPQEHVRPSSSSSASADHCPAPNMQIDACHKLHCKIQMVGRKLDNCRKNLKMEKQKTRRLNKKICWLTDVVGELQQNIREMTQNTPITAPAYRRKRQSGSMGTSASTVKSANKVTSASKVKSASKVTSASKVTSASKVKSASKVTSASKVKSGSTVNTDGKVISVSTVTSACTVKYASTVKPARTVNTDGKVTSVSTVTSANKVKQVRQKDKGVVPMDG, from the exons ttttccaCACCGTGATGTGAAGAGGAAGCGTCAGTGGGTCCGTAACATAAAGCGCAGGAACTGGAAGCCGACGCCCAACTCCCGAATATGTGCTCTACACTTCACCCCGGACTGTTTCTATGCCCGCAGCGGGAGAAGGAAACTACATTCAAATGCTGTCCCGACTATTTTTGCCTTCTCCAGGTGGACACCGATATATAATATGCACAGAAAGTTAAGTGACATTGTTTACCTAGATCACCCGTACCACAACACGACGGGTCCCTCTACGTCTGGAGAAGTCACATCTACAGAG GTTAACACCGAGGTTAACAGTGAGGTCAACACTGTGGTCAACACTGTGGTTAAAACTGAGGTAGACCCTGTGGTTATCACCGAGGTTTACAGTGAGGTAAACACCAAGGTTAACACCGACCCACAGTCCAGATCCACGGCTACTCAGACTACACCACAGGAACATGTCAGACCATCATCCAGCAGTTCAGCCTCTGCTGACCACTGTCCTGCTCCCAACATGCAGATCGACGCCTGTCACAAATTACACTGTAAAATTCAGATGGTGGGAAGAAAACTGGACAACTGCcgcaaaaatttaaaaatggaaaaacagaAGACGAGACGACTGAATAAGAAGATCTGCTGGTTAACTGATGTTGTCGGCGAGCTGCAGCAGAACATCAGAGAAATGACACAAAATACACCGATAACGGCTCCAGCTTACCGTCGGAAACGGCAGTCTGGTAGCATGGGAACGTCTGCTAGCACGGTAAAGTCTGCTAACAAGGTAACGTCTGCTAGCAAGGTAAAGTCCGCTAGCAAGGTAACGTCTGCTAGCAAGGTAACGTCTGCTAGCAAGGTAAAGTCCGCTAGCAAGGTAACGTCTGCTAGCAAGGTAAAGTCTGGTAGCACGGTAAACACTGATGGCAAGGTAATATCTGTTAGCACGGTAACGTCTGCTTGCACGGTAAAGTATGCTAGCACAGTAAAGCCTGCTAGAACGGTAAACACTGATGGCAAGGTAACATCTGTTAGCACGGTAACATCTGCTAACAAGGTAAAGCAGGTCCGTCAGAAAGATAAAGGTGTCGTGCCGATGGATGGATAA
- the LOC119492301 gene encoding uncharacterized protein LOC119492301 isoform X1 translates to MPSCVVLNCVQRTDGSGCKVPLFCFPHRDVKRKRQWVRNIKRRNWKPTPNSRICALHFTPDCFYARSGRRKLHSNAVPTIFAFSRWTPIYNMHRKLSDIVYLDHPYHNTTGPSTSGEVTSTEVNSEVNTEVNTVVNTEVNTEVNSEVNTVVNTVVKTEVDPVVITEVYSEVNTKVNTDPQSRSTATQTTPQEHVRPSSSSSASADHCPAPNMQIDACHKLHCKIQMVGRKLDNCRKNLKMEKQKTRRLNKKICWLTDVVGELQQNIREMTQNTPITAPAYRRKRQSGSMGTSASTVKSANKVTSASKVKSASKVTSASKVTSASKVKSASKVTSASKVKSGSTVNTDGKVISVSTVTSACTVKYASTVKPARTVNTDGKVTSVSTVTSANKVKQVRQKDKGVVPMDG, encoded by the exons ttttccaCACCGTGATGTGAAGAGGAAGCGTCAGTGGGTCCGTAACATAAAGCGCAGGAACTGGAAGCCGACGCCCAACTCCCGAATATGTGCTCTACACTTCACCCCGGACTGTTTCTATGCCCGCAGCGGGAGAAGGAAACTACATTCAAATGCTGTCCCGACTATTTTTGCCTTCTCCAGGTGGACACCGATATATAATATGCACAGAAAGTTAAGTGACATTGTTTACCTAGATCACCCGTACCACAACACGACGGGTCCCTCTACGTCTGGAGAAGTCACATCTACAGAGGTTAACAGTGAGGTTAACACGGAG GTCAACACCGTGGTCAACACTGAGGTTAACACCGAGGTTAACAGTGAGGTCAACACTGTGGTCAACACTGTGGTTAAAACTGAGGTAGACCCTGTGGTTATCACCGAGGTTTACAGTGAGGTAAACACCAAGGTTAACACCGACCCACAGTCCAGATCCACGGCTACTCAGACTACACCACAGGAACATGTCAGACCATCATCCAGCAGTTCAGCCTCTGCTGACCACTGTCCTGCTCCCAACATGCAGATCGACGCCTGTCACAAATTACACTGTAAAATTCAGATGGTGGGAAGAAAACTGGACAACTGCcgcaaaaatttaaaaatggaaaaacagaAGACGAGACGACTGAATAAGAAGATCTGCTGGTTAACTGATGTTGTCGGCGAGCTGCAGCAGAACATCAGAGAAATGACACAAAATACACCGATAACGGCTCCAGCTTACCGTCGGAAACGGCAGTCTGGTAGCATGGGAACGTCTGCTAGCACGGTAAAGTCTGCTAACAAGGTAACGTCTGCTAGCAAGGTAAAGTCCGCTAGCAAGGTAACGTCTGCTAGCAAGGTAACGTCTGCTAGCAAGGTAAAGTCCGCTAGCAAGGTAACGTCTGCTAGCAAGGTAAAGTCTGGTAGCACGGTAAACACTGATGGCAAGGTAATATCTGTTAGCACGGTAACGTCTGCTTGCACGGTAAAGTATGCTAGCACAGTAAAGCCTGCTAGAACGGTAAACACTGATGGCAAGGTAACATCTGTTAGCACGGTAACATCTGCTAACAAGGTAAAGCAGGTCCGTCAGAAAGATAAAGGTGTCGTGCCGATGGATGGATAA